The Stigmatopora argus isolate UIUO_Sarg chromosome 6, RoL_Sarg_1.0, whole genome shotgun sequence region GCCGGCGGGAAAGGGCGCGACGCCGGCGGGAAAGGGCGCGACGCCGGCGGGAAAAAGGCCCGATGCCTACTGCGCGCTTTCGGCGGGCCTCGCCTGGCTTCGCAGCTCGGGGCCGAACATCTGCCTGTAGCGACAGTCCTGGCCTTCCAGGGCGTACACGTGGCTCTTGACCCGGAAGACGGCGTCGGTGGCGGCGCGCTGACGGGCCGAGGCCGGTCCGGCCCCCTGGCCGGGCGTCGGGTAGCCTCGCGGCTGCCGGTGGTGTGGGACCAGCTCGGGCTCCAGGAACAGCTGCTCCGCTGCGGATCGCAAGATGGGGTTGtcaatccatccattttttgggggtcccCACCATACGGGGACCGTGCCTTTCTAAATATCCGGCACACCGAGCAAGGGCGTCTTTTTTTTCCGTCGTCGGAGACGGGCGGGGATTCCTCGGAGCGGGAGCGGACGGTTCTCCGGCCCGCCGCTCGTGCGCCCGTCGTACCTTTGTGGATGAGGTCGGCCAGGTCGGGCTGAGAGAAGACTTTGGACACCCTGAAGAGCATCAGGGCGTTCTTGGCGTTGACCAAGTCCGTGCGCATGGCTCTGTTGAGGAAGACCTGGAAGAGTTTGGTGTAAACCAGCAGGTTCTCCTGAACGAAGGACTCCCTGCCGGTCGGCGTTAAGTTAGCCGGCGTCCGGAGCGGGGCgagacgggacgggacgggacggctCCCACCATCTTTCGGGGTCGCTTCCGCCGCCGCGGGCCCCGCCGCCCTTGTCGTCGGCGTACCTCCACGGCTGAACGTAGCTCAGCCACGTCTCCAGCACCTGCGCCCAGCGGACGGACGCTCAGAGGCCGGGGAAAGCCGGAGCCGCCGGGCCCTTGGGAAACGGGGAGCCACGTACCGCTCGGAAGGAGGCGTCCAGGGGCCAGTGGCCGAAGCAGTGCTGCAGGAAGAGGAAAAGCTTCTGCCGGACGAACCGCTGGAGCGCCACCCTGAGCCAGAGGCGCCGCGTCAAGACTTTGAGAGCGCTTCTCCCAGACGGCGCCCGGGCTCGTCGTGGTCGCTCCCCTCCGGCGACGACCGGCGGGAGCCCGGACGACGCCTCACCTCTTAAATTCCTCCAGGGGGCCGGCGTGCGAGTGGGTCGGCGACGACGCCGGATGATCGGGCTTCAGGCTGTTGGAGAAGGCGTGCAGATGTTTGACCAGCAGACGCACCGCCAAGACGTGCTCCTCGCTCGGGCTGAACGGTTCCTGTGGGCAAAGAGACGAGACGGACCGATCAGACGCTTGCCGGCGCTCTGCCGGGGGACCGGGGTCCGATGGCCTCTGACCTTtctggggcaaaaaaaaaaacccaaaatcaatcaataaataaaaggagCCCCGACGGGTCAGGGGCCGGACCTCGGCGCCCCTGCCGAGACGTCCAAAAGCGGACGGCCGGGAAGTCGCCGACGGCGGACCGCCCTCCTTCCGTCCGCCTTTGTCGCACGCGACGAACGGCGGCGTTCGAACAAACCGGCGAGCAAAGCCAAGCGGAGGGCATTCCGTCGTCAAGGATACGCCGGGGGTTGAAAAAAGTTCTAATCCCGAGAAAAGCTTCCATTTTTGTATTGCCCGTTGACGCAGTAGGGATGATTTTCAGCGGATCTTTCCGCATCGCTCTGCTCGTTCAGATCACCAAAAGACCAAATGCGGCGTCTCCCGGACGAGGATGAGAAGGGGTGGGACCTCGTTTTAGCGTTCACCTGAGCACTTATGCCACCCGTAGCCAGGAAGAATTTCCTGGGACAAAGTGCAATGGCAAGGCTCCGTCCAGGACTCGAGAAAGCCAACAAATTGGAGAGTGGCCAAATTAGTTGGACAAGTTGACAGGTGAGGTTTCCCGGCGCGCCCCGTAAGGGTGACACTGACCCTTAGAACGCAGCTTGAACCATCGGCTTGGGGTCGTCGGCCGTCGACGCGTGGGACTCGACGCGACGGCCgaccgccgtccgtccgtgcttTTGGTGGAATACGGCGGCCACTTTTCACGCCAGCTGGGGGCATTTGGCCAGCCCGCCATTTTGGAACACGGCCGAGAAGCCAGGGTGAAGACGCTTTTTTTGCCAAATTAAAGGGAGCAAACATGATttccaaagcactcactttgccAATCTGTGCTCAACCAATCCGTTTTGGGGGAAAGAAGGGGCCTGGTTTTTGGCTCACGGGCCGCCTTCCATGCTACCGGTCGGGTACTCAGCCCTAGTCTCGAGCGGGGCTGGAGGTGACCGCGGCGGGAGGGGGGAAGGGCGAGGGCGGTTGCGAGAAAGCCGGCCGGCCAGCGAGAAGGTTCAAGTACTTGGTAGTTGTGGAGGTTGCCCGAGCCCGGCGGGCTGTGAGGGTGGCACGGCGTGCTGGACATAGTCAGGCGGTACTGGAGCAGCGCCAGCTGTGGAGCCGTAAACCACCGGGGTTAGGACGAGGAGAAGGACGGCACATAGGGCGAAAAAAGGAGAAGCAAAAGCGAGGGGAGGCCACGGGAGGGACAATCGGGAGAACACCAGAaggagacacaaaaaaaaaaaaaaaaaaaaatcaggctaaACGGCGGCAAGAGACGACCGTCTCTCGCCGGGCCGGCCTTCCTCTCTGGGCTGGCTTTTGCCCCGGCCGCGCTAAAAGCCGAGCGCCGCGGGCTCCGCTTAAGATGTCTGCCGACCGAAAGGACGCGGGTCCACCCCGAAAAGCGGCACCGCTTcctccgcccgcccgcccgcctaaCCGGCAGGGGACCCGAGGTTACGACGGGCGGCGGAGAGACCGGGCCAAAACGCCGGTGCGCGCGACCTGAGGCGGCCGCCGAACCAAGACGGGGCGGGATTCCGCTTACCTTCACCTGAGGAGACTGAAGCTTCTGGTACATCTCTAAAGAGTAGTGATGTAGCCACACCTCCACCAACATCTGCCACACAAAGACTCAGAGGTTGGAAGAGTCCCTCCCTCGGGCAAGGAGCGGCCGAAGAGATCCGGCCGCACGCGGAGGCGCGGCCCCGCCCGACCTCCGTCCTCCCGACGGCCCACCCGCCCGCCCGGCCGGCCGGCACCTGCAGCAGCGTTTCAGAGCGCCAGATTTCTTGGGCGGCGGGGTCGGCGTTGACCGACGGCTGGTGGAAGATGTGTGGCTTGAGCAGGCTGGGACTGTGGACGCCGTAAGCACCCAGGGACACGTTGGCCGATCTGGGGACGACGGGGGTCAAAACGGGTGGGTGGCCCGGGCCGGGAAGCCGGCGCTTACCTCGGAGAAGGCGCGCTGACCGGGCCCCTGTTGTCGAAAAAGGGTGATGGGGGAACGCTCCCTTCAGTAGGCAGGAAGTACTTGAGGTACATGTCCACCAGGACAAAGTAAGCGCTGTCAGCGGTGGCACCGCCGCCACCGCAGCCGTGTTGGCCCGCCGGGAAGTACTGCAACACGTCAGAAATAATTAATCCACCAGGGGGCGCTCGTGCTTTCATTCCTGTCGATTTTCCTAGATGGGATTCCACCAGTTCATCTGTCACTTTTGGCCTCATGTGGTCATGTGATAGCTTGCAATGTAaccggagttgggcacccctgctctactgGAGGCGTCACGGGCCCCCGGGGCCCCGGGGCCGTACGTTCTCTCACCTTTGGCGTGATGAGGCAGGTCGCAAAGGAGAACATGAAGAACTCAAACGGATCTGCACCAGATGGAGGGAGGGGAAGGACTCAGTCGGCCGGGGGCCGGGCTCCGGGGACCGGTCGGGGGCGCAAAGGATACTCACTCAGCATCAAGTTGGGCGTCAGCACACCGGACACGGGAAAGTGCGTCCGGTAGTGAAAGAGCGGACAGTCGGGCAGCACGCCTTCCTGGATGCACGTCCTCACCGGAGCCTGGGCAAAAGACGGGTCAAGACGAGCGTCGTCGGGGGGCCTCCCGAAAAAGACTCACCGGCAAATAGTTGACGGGGACTTCGTATTTGTACTCCTCGGCCTGAAGCTTATACACCATTTTCATGATGGGTCCGCTGGCCGGGCAAAAGACGCAACCTCAGTTCGGTGCGCAGGAGGAGGGCGCTCACCTGGGCGCGAGGCACGTGGGAGGACGAGGCTCACCTGGGCGCGAGGAAGTCCACCACCGGCGCAAAGTCTTGGCAACGTGAGTGGAGGAGGCGCAGGTTCCAACCCGCCAGGATGCCGTCCAGGCTTCCGAAGATGTTCTCTGCCAACCAGGAGAAAATGGCGTGTAGCTCCTAGAGTcacgcagaagaagaagaagaaaaaagctccCGTTAGCGTCTTCTTTTCTTCCCCGTGCATCCCCGGGCAAGAGTTGCACCTTGGCGTGATGGTCGTCAATGATCTTGGCCAGGTCTCGACACCGCTGCGTCAGCGTTTTTCCAGGCGAGTCCACTTTCAGGTTGGCCTGAGGAAGGACGGGACGGGGTCGGTCGTCGCGATCGACCGTCGGGGAATCGAGTGGTGTCGGGTCGGCCCGGCACGGGAGTCCACTGACCAGGAGGAAACCGGGATGCTGCAAGCCAGGAGCGGCCATTGAGGACGACGCTCGGCCCGACTCTCCTCGGAGACGGCGGAAAAGCGCAAAGGACGATTGAGATGCGATGCAACGTCCCGCGGTCAAGCCCCCCTGCGCTCgacggaaaaaacaaacaaagtcaAGCTAGGGTGTGCATCACGGACGGCAATGGGACTTGGTGGCTTTGTTCACTTAAAGCAGTTTTCAAAAGAACCTGAGATAGACTGAAGCTAGCTCGTTCCAGAGTGGAACTCAAGTATTCCCATCAAAATGTGATGTTGGACTTGGAAATCAAAGTCCTTCGAAAGGACTATATTCCCCGTCATATCTCAGAGATGGAGCGGTGCTTTGGGGTATTGCTATTACTCTCCATCCCTATGATTTCCAatgatcatttttggaatacaaCAACCTTTACTCTGAAGTCACCCCGATGTGTTATCGCTAATGCACATCATAGAAacgtcgaaacgatctaaatacgaGGGAATACAATAGAATCTAATCTAAATGAAAGGTGGGGGTAGCTTGACTTCTTTTTCCGATCCTGCAAAGTCACGACACGACAAATGCGACGACAAGCGAAGCAGTCAGTGGCGCCTAAGCAAGAAAAACTACTTTTGTGCCACCAGCGCACCGAAGCTAGCTAGTTAGCTACTAGCTCGCGAGAAGGGGGAAAAgcacaaataatggctgaggTGTGAGAAAAGGTCAGCGTTGGCAATGTCCCCAACCTTTTGCGAGTCTTGCAGGAGGATGAAAAACTCGTCCAATTGTTTCTCTCGTCTTCCAAAGTTAAACAGCTCTTGAGACAGCCGCCAATGGACTCTCTTCTTCGTTGCGCCGTCTTCTTCTTCGGTGGTTTCAAAACATAGTTTTCAGCGCACTAGCGCCTCCTCTCAATCGGGTGGAGAACGGCAAAAGTATGCGGTGGCAAATTCTAACACGCTTTGGTGTGGTGTGGATGGTGGGGCACCAAGAGATGAAATCACCACAGAGGTCAACCCTGAGCATTTagaccagaggtctccaaaccggtcctgtagggccgctgtgggtgcaggtttttgttccaacacaaacagtttaactaatgaggtttctgctgaaaaaagaagcaccttactgcaatccactgatttcacttctaggataccatattggtggaaaggtttcctcttaccggttggaacaaaaacctgcacccactgcggccctttctggaatagtttggggaccactgatttaGACTTTTCTTGCTTGTTGATGTCTGAAGACAAGCTGGCCACGTTGATGGGAAGCAGTACAATGCTGACTTCCTGTGATTGTGATGATGTTCCCAAGAGAAATCCAGGAGGAAACGCCGCCCGACAGGGCCTCCGTGCGCGTCTCATACCGGCTCTCTAAAGGGCGCCGCTCATCCGCTTGATGCCAAGGGCCCGTTTTCATTTTATGGTCGAGACTCGTTGCGGCGCGTGAGGCGAGACGCCCCGGCGTTTTGACGTCAAGGTCCTCGTGGACGATGACTCAATGTTGACAAAAGGGGAGGAACGCCGAGCGTCGTCGTCGCGGTCGTCGCCACGGCGTGTACTCTTCGTTTGTGTGAGCAAAGAGACGTGGCATTGTGAAGAGAAGctggggggttggggggtccaCTTGCTTGCTGACCAGGGTGGGCAAGCTAGCTACGGTTAGGGTGGGATAGTTTGCTAGTTTCCTTCGGTTAGGGTGTGAGAACCTTGACAGAGCAAGTGATTAGTTTCGctcatttcaaatggtttgAATTATAGTTAGGGATGCCGTTAACCCTTGGAATGACATTTTTGGAGCGATTGCTAAAAAGGGAAATTTGACCAATTAttattgtcatcatcatcatcatcatctcaaTCAGTATCATTTAATTTTGTTAGCTTGATTGTTTGATATGACATTTCTCAATCAAAGTTGATCAAAACTATTGATTTTCTATGATGGTGCTGTGGGTTAGAACCTTAGGCAAGCTTCTCTTACTTTACTGTCAAATGATTGGTCTCCCGCCGCCAGCGGGCTTTGTTGTGAAAGTCCCGAGCGGAACCGCTGGTTTGTGGCGCTAGCGGAAGACTGAAcagggggcggggcggggcgggttTCGGGGCGGGGCCAAGTAAGCTGAGTGACAGCCACGGAATCAACAGGTGATCCTGTCGGAACCAGTCGGCCGAGCGACAACCGGGAAGTGGCTTCGCTTCGCCTGGCTGTCGTCGTCttcctctctctttttctttctacttttgcttcctcctcgtcgtgtcgctcgctcgctcgctgggATCGCGTCTCTCTCGGTGAAAGTCGGATGAAAGTTTGCTGTTGCGGCGGCGGCGTCGGCCAGCAGCAGGACCAGGACCCGGACCAGGACCCGGACCAGCACCAGAGCCGCAGCAGCCAGCACCCGCTCGAGACGAGATGAGTTGGTCGGAGAGCCTTCGCCCGGCCGCCGGAGGCCGCAAGCCCCTGGGCAAACTGGCGGCGCGCCTCGAGGAGCTGAAGAGCCCGTGGAGGCAGGTGTCGCCGGAGCTGGAGCTCAGCCACAACGAGGCCGCCCGCCTGGCCACCGACGCGCTGCTCGAGCACGGCGAGCGCGAGTACCGCCGCGTCCTCACCGACGAGCGCGAACTCAGCTTCCTGTCCGAGGAAGAGATGGTGTACATCGCTGGCCACCGGGACCGGGAGCCGGAGGCGCCGGACCCCGAGAGGACCGGCGCCGAGGTGGGAAGAGCGAGCGGCGGCATCGGCGGCATCACCGGGCCcgcgccgccgctgccgctggGACAGGGTGACGACGATGATCCGCAGTTCCACGCCGAAGCCGAAACCGAAGCCGGTCGGAGCGGcgacggcgacgacgacgacgatgacgattGCGGCGACGCGGTGTCGGAACTGACCTCCGGGACGTACTTCCCCACCATGACCGACGAGGAGCCGCCCGTCCTCGAGCTGGGCTGGCCGGAAGCCCCGCTCAGGTACGGGCCCTCGGAGACGCAGATCTACTTCCAGCGGGACAAGAGCGTCAACGTCAAGGACACCATTCGCTCGCTCATCAACAAGGCCAAAAAGGTGAAGAAGCTgcgcgcgcgcgcacgcacgcacgcacacaaacaaataTCACATTTGAGGGGCGTCAATCTAGTCGCAGTCTAGTAAACAATACATGACGTGGAGTGCAAATAATGAAACTATTACAAAAAGGAGGGCAATGTCAACAACACGGGCAACCAAtgttttcatttacaaatgtgcgACGTACAACTGATTCTCACAggttaaaaaaagtgatttatgaGCTAACGCGTGATTTGCGGTAAACTCTCTAAACTAATTTGCTATTCAGACTCCGCTCATCTGGAGGAATTTTGACAACTTGAACTAAGTCTGCTTGACTCGTTTTGGCTCCAAAATGACCTGACAAGGTAGCGTTATTTTGAAAATTCAACCTTGACTGACTGTAGCAAGTCATTTGCACTCCATTTCcacgtccgtccgttcgtcgAAACCCTCGCCCGAGGGGTCCCCCTTCGCGCCCCCGAGTTGTGGCGGGAACTTTTCCCCAAGCGCCCGGACACCGACGCGCGATGAGCCTTTTCTTTTTTGACGAGGTCTCTCGGCGGCAGGTGATCGCGCTGGTCATGGACGAGTTCAGCGACGTGGATTTGCTGTGCGACCTGATGGAAGCGTCCTGCAAGCGCAGGGTGCCCGTCTACGTGCTGCTGGACCACAAGAAGCTGCACCTCTTCACGGACATGTGCGCCGCGCTGGACGTGCACGCCGTCAACTTGAGCGTAAGCTCGCCGTCAAGTTGAGCGCGAGTTCGCCGCTCCTCGACGTCAACTTGAGCCCCGGCTC contains the following coding sequences:
- the smpd4 gene encoding sphingomyelin phosphodiesterase 4 isoform X2, translating into MAAPGLQHPGFLLANLKVDSPGKTLTQRCRDLAKIIDDHHAKELHAIFSWLAENIFGSLDGILAGWNLRLLHSRCQDFAPVVDFLAPSGPIMKMVYKLQAEEYKYEVPVNYLPAPVRTCIQEGVLPDCPLFHYRTHFPVSGVLTPNLMLNPFEFFMFSFATCLITPKYFPAGQHGCGGGGATADSAYFVLVDMYLKYFLPTEGSVPPSPFFDNRGPVSAPSPRSANVSLGAYGVHSPSLLKPHIFHQPSVNADPAAQEIWRSETLLQMLVEVWLHHYSLEMYQKLQSPQVKEPFSPSEEHVLAVRLLVKHLHAFSNSLKPDHPASSPTHSHAGPLEEFKRVALQRFVRQKLFLFLQHCFGHWPLDASFRAVLETWLSYVQPWRYADDKGGGARGGGSDPERWESFVQENLLVYTKLFQVFLNRAMRTDLVNAKNALMLFRVSKVFSQPDLADLIHKAEQLFLEPELVPHHRQPRGYPTPGQGAGPASARQRAATDAVFRVKSHVYALEGQDCRYRQMFGPELRSQVLKSVRVLAGARQTAKRVSDRSGQAAANRSFLSWLAAPAADSENGLCGVEAEDGGECLKKTHEFLDRALENLCTIFKLNQSQLTQLVANAASDGDEGESERLPDCVPGEDGPVLTDLGRMQMINGLRRLDVTYRGDPELQPIRSYENAPLVRLLYRLSCLLNAKFEGQMAELCSRRDLAGRLGRRYLGAPAGRPARLCLRPLASYGNILALGVCYVAGALLSLGPVACTFLILGAVLLHGVAVMLWEDGRKAR
- the smpd4 gene encoding sphingomyelin phosphodiesterase 4 isoform X1 translates to MAAPGLQHPGFLLANLKVDSPGKTLTQRCRDLAKIIDDHHAKELHAIFSWLAENIFGSLDGILAGWNLRLLHSRCQDFAPVVDFLAPSGPIMKMVYKLQAEEYKYEVPVNYLPAPVRTCIQEGVLPDCPLFHYRTHFPVSGVLTPNLMLNPFEFFMFSFATCLITPKYFPAGQHGCGGGGATADSAYFVLVDMYLKYFLPTEGSVPPSPFFDNRGPVSAPSPRSANVSLGAYGVHSPSLLKPHIFHQPSVNADPAAQEIWRSETLLQMLVEVWLHHYSLEMYQKLQSPQVKLALLQYRLTMSSTPCHPHSPPGSGNLHNYQEPFSPSEEHVLAVRLLVKHLHAFSNSLKPDHPASSPTHSHAGPLEEFKRVALQRFVRQKLFLFLQHCFGHWPLDASFRAVLETWLSYVQPWRYADDKGGGARGGGSDPERWESFVQENLLVYTKLFQVFLNRAMRTDLVNAKNALMLFRVSKVFSQPDLADLIHKAEQLFLEPELVPHHRQPRGYPTPGQGAGPASARQRAATDAVFRVKSHVYALEGQDCRYRQMFGPELRSQVLKSVRVLAGARQTAKRVSDRSGQAAANRSFLSWLAAPAADSENGLCGVEAEDGGECLKKTHEFLDRALENLCTIFKLNQSQLTQLVANAASDGDEGESERLPDCVPGEDGPVLTDLGRMQMINGLRRLDVTYRGDPELQPIRSYENAPLVRLLYRLSCLLNAKFEGQMAELCSRRDLAGRLGRRYLGAPAGRPARLCLRPLASYGNILALGVCYVAGALLSLGPVACTFLILGAVLLHGVAVMLWEDGRKAR